The nucleotide sequence catacttcagttttcaaagtACTCTCTACTGCTTAACATACCggtattgtctatccttaacatatactttgaggcttcaaagcacatacatttcagtaatccttgagtgtcaccCAGTCACAAAAAATGGCACTCATACTTTTTTaggtgcttgcaaatggagaaCTTTAAGTGTAAAATGCACCTGGCACCCTGCTAATTTTGAGCCCTGCcttagggtcctttccaactcaacagttctatgatttgtACAGTATATCTTTCGGGGCCAGGCAAAACATTTGGAAGCGGAGTTattggttgtgtttttgttttattatgtattttgtgttttcattttgtatttttatgttgtgaactgccttgtgaACTTTCCtggttatttatttttcctgctgATAGAGACATCACAACATGATAGAAAGATGCTGCACGTCAACCTCATCTAAATATAGCAATATGAAACTAAATTTACTAAGTGATAGCTGGACCTGTTTGCTTACATAATGGAATATAGGAAGGGGAAGTGTTTGCAGTTCTTGGTGCTGGGTTAATAGAGTGTGCCTGCTTCTTCAGACTTCTTGGTTTATTGATGTCTGAAAAGTTAGATTCACCAGATGGGAAGTTAATATTCTGAGGGTTTGGTAAAATGTACTGGGAGGACAACAACTTATATACTTCCTTTATCCATGGATAGCTGCCCTCTTAGAGGAaatagtatgtgtgtgtgtgttccactttggttttctttctctttcaggaaACCCAGCGCTTGCTGGCAGAACCTGTTCCTGGAATAAAAGCAGAGCCAGATGAAAGCAACGCACGTTATTTTCATGTGGTCATTGCAGGCCCACAGGATTCTCCCTTTGAGGGTGGGACATTTAAACTTGAACTATTCCTTCCAGAAGAATATCCAATGGCAGCTCCGAAAGTACGTTTCATGACCAAAATTTATCATCCTAACGTAGACAAATTGGGAAGAATATGTTTAGATATTTTGAAAGGTAAGTATTTTGGAGCCATGATAAGCATGACATATCTTTCTCTTCCATGCGTTTTTCAGATTATTAAAATAGTTGAaagattatttcatattttggttATCttttatggggtgtgtgttttgtatttgaAATGTTGCTTTAGTACTCTCTAACTTGCTTCCTCAGACAAATGGTCTCCAGCTCTGCAGATCCGTACAGTTCTGCTATCAATCCAGGCTTTGTTAAGTGCTCCCAACCCAGATGATCCACTAGCAAATGATGTAGCTGAGCAGTGGAAGACCAATGAAGCCCAAGCCATAGAAACAGGTAGTGTGCCCTTACTCTAGGCTAAAGAAAATTGAGTTATGTATAaaatttttgtcctgcttttggtCCCAGATGCAGAAGCCTAAAGTATCTTACAAAAATAAATCTTTGTAAGAATCACTCCAAGTCATACATACAATAACTCAAATACTGTAAATATGAAATACATCCAGCCTTTTAAGTCTGGGAGACAAAAGAAATGCATTGTTAATGATGTGCATGCAATTTGTGCACATGGTTTTTGTTCTGTAAAGAAATTGCTGTGGGGAGACTTCGCAAAGGGAGAAAGCACAGGGGAGGTTTAACAGTTTCTCTTCCTGTACAGTGCCAATGAAATTTCCCtctccaaagctgctatttgcatttcaaaggtCACATCTTGGCCATATAACTTGTGCAGTCTTGGAGGCCTACTTTCTAGTCTACGAGAGTGGGCGTCACCATGGGGTTATGGGCAAGTCTGACCTCTAGTAGACTTTTTCAGTTTCTTGTATGAGTGTGTACATAGATTTATGTGTGGAAACTTAACAAGTGAGAAACCTATTGGTTGATAAGTTGTCTCTTGTAAGCGGGTACTGCCTTTGCATCTGATATGCATAAGAGTCACACAATCAATGTACCATATGTTGATTGTAAGTGTCGCATTATTGATGTGAATTTGTAAATGCCTCTTTAGCTCTATAAAGATGAGGGTGCAAAACTCTGGAACATTTGGCACTTGATTCATTTTATTATATGTAGTCCTCAGGAATAGCCAAGATGCTAATGAGTTTTGGGCAAGAAAGGTGGGAGGGAGTAGAGAATTCTGAAGTTAGATGCTTTGTTGTCTAATacatatttcttttctcttttcagcCAGAGCATGGACTAGGCTATATGCCAtgaataatatttaaaatgtgctCTGAATCAGTGTGCATCACTTTTTCCTGTTCTGCCAAGacctcttccttttttcttttttttgcatttaatggACACAGTCTTAGAAAACATTACAGAATAAACCCCAGACATCAGTTCTTTGGTGATTTAAATGCATACTAGCAAATCTGTGTCTTGTCCTAATTCACTCCTGTTCCGCATGAGCAGAGGCTAGAAGTATCATCGGGATTGTTTGTGAAATTGTTTAAAAGCAGTAGCACATCTCTGCTTTTAATAAGTTTTCCCCATCATGAGTTAAGTGTAAGCACTGTGAATGAAAGTAGTCAGGGTTAGCTGCAGGGATTTTTGTTCTAATTGTGTGGGCTCTTCCTCCCTTTTTTATGGTGATGCTAATTGTATCGGTTAAAGCAGCTAACCAATTATACTCTAGAATATGCCCTCTAGCCAAGTCTAACTTAGACGCTGTAGATGGACAAGCTTGGCTGTTTGAACAAAAATGGGAACATTAAACATCCATCACTAATAATATTGTGATTCTGCTGTCAAGTGTAAAAACCCTCCcttcaaggaaaaaaaaagcttgtGACCATTTTGTATGGCTGTCTGAAAAATCTTCTGTAAATCTTATGTTTTAGTAAAATATTTTGTTATTCTACTTTGCCTTTGTACagtttgttttgctgtgttcttTTGTTCACTTTTCAATTGTGacaatcatattttttttaaatgaagccaGATTAGAACACTTTGATTTTCATCAACCTAACAGATGTAGTGAAATATTGGATCCCCTCCCCGACCTGTATTCATAGGCCATGCCACATTAGTGTTCataatatttcttttgtttttaaaaagcctctgATAAATGTAATTGTTATCAGAGTCTGTTAGATGCATCATTAATGTGTTTGTACTTGCAAAGTTAAGTACCACTGAAGCAGGAAGCTAGCAAAACAAACAGTAATTTTGGGTGTATGTGTCTGTCTTGTGCTATGTATTATCCAGTATcggaatacattttaaaacaacttggatctttttattttatttttttaaatcctctgCATAAAATGAGATGTTAACAGTGCAGGTAAATTGGTTGCTAAGGTATTTACAACTAGGCTTCTTAGCTCTAGCTGTACATGCAATCTTTAAGCTACTACTTTCTTGACCCATTTCTTCATTTGAAGACGGAAACTTCTTATTTCTTAAGCTATCATGCAAAAATGTAAATAACTCATGGGAGCATATTTTGATCCCAACTTCTAACTTCTGTATTTCTTAAAATTTCTTTTCTTACCCTACTTCTTTGCCTTGACCACCTTTCTGATATCTCTGCTTTCCATGTGGCCAGTGTAATGCCAGCTTGGCATGGGGTAATGTCTGTCTTgcagtttggggggtggggggaacagtaTTGAGGTCCATACTTTTCTGCCCATCATACCTATTCTAGCATCTTCTAGGGTTTCTATAGAATGTGGTGTATGTATTGTGCTCTtatgtaagataaaaaaaatatctattAAAATCACATTTTCAACAGACAAAAATGCTTTTAGTGATGGTATTGTCAGAGTTGACTGCATTATAGCATGATAAAAGGCTGATAATCTGCTttaacatgagagagagagagaccatctCAAAAATGGTTTCTAGGCTTCCAGCTAGTCCTTGTCAACTACCAATGAATAACACCACTGTCTGCCGTCGTAGAAAACTGATTGTGTTATTCTTCTCTAACACTTGACAAGCGTTTAAGTTCTCATATGGCAATGACTAGAATGAACATAAGCACATGCATAGTGGTATAATCTCTGACTACTCAAAAACAAGTCCCACTCAGTTTAATAAAGGTTATATTAAAAATGCTTATGTTTgcagctgtagttttttttttagaaagaaacttGAATACCTGCATAGCAAATGGCTTTAAAATGCTGCCACTgtgagatttattattattattattattattattattattattattattattattaaaaaagaccAGACAGCATAAGCTCTGGCTTTGTGTATGTCACATTCTGGAATAAAACCAATGGAAAAAATATCATAAAACCTGTTAAAAAATGGTACACAGTAGCATGCTGAAGTCAAGTACATATGGCAACTACATGGTTGGAATATTGCTTAATGTTCAAACATAGGGCATAATTTAGCAAGTTATACCAATTTCAATGGGTTACAGCTTAAccctaaatatttttatttgctgtaaatcccactgaattcaatggacaTTATTCCTGCATGAGTGCACATAGGATTGTAGCTTTGAACACATGCTATATTTatcctattgaaataaatgggcattGGAGGCGCTTAACTTTGGATTGTGTCCTTTCTAGCCCTGCATAGGTGGTAAATGTCTTTAAATGTGTACAAATAACTGTTGAATCTATGCTGTGCACTAGAGAGGTGTGTATACTCAAATCAGTTGCCTATGGAACCGTACCTTGTATTAAAAACTTACTAAGTTTAAAATAGGTGCAAAGCAGATGTATATCCAATTGTAAACTAGGCATGCTATATTTTTTCCAGGTGTGCATTGAAAAACAGCTCTTGTGCCAAAACCTGGGAGTTTAGGCATTGCTTTAGGACTGCAGTTGAGTAAAATATCCAAAAGCCCCTCTGTGTTCTGGCTCTAAATGTTGAGAGCAGTAATTAAAGTAACTACAAGGGTTGGTTTTGAATTTCCATTTTCCACCTGAATCTTTCTCCTAATGAAGTGTAAACATTAAGAACTAGACTtttatcccttaaaaaaaagtcaaGGAATGTGGCTAAAGAGTCACTGAAGGTACTTGAATCTGTGTTTTATTGAATTAACTTTTATCTGTAAAGGAGTTCTAAAAAGACTATCAACAATAAATAGGTCATGTTGTTAGGTACGTCTCAGCTGGTTGGAATTGTCCCAATGTACTAATAAGCCAAGTAGAATTACTTACATATGTTTGCTTTATGATAGGGCTAGGTAGAAAGATGGGGTTCCTTTACTGAATTACAGTACAGGTGTTTCATATTAATCTTGGTGCTAATAAATATTCAGGCCAGTTATCTGGCATGTGTACTGATGTATGAAGCCTTGGCTTaaattaaaaccatgttcatAACTTTTTTCCTTTAGCTGATAAAAATATAGTTCTTGTGTGTGTTCTTGAAAGAAGGAAGACCCCAGTGACAAATAAATCCATGCTTTGCATGGGTAGTTTTACAAGAGTAAACATATTGAATATCAAGTGTAATTATGGCCTAAAACAATGTGAATGTTATGCTTTTAAATGAAGCATATGCCCAGAAAATTATGGTTACTGTAAAATCTTCAGGTCTAATACGGTTAGAAATCATGTATATCTGATCTAATCATGTATATATGTACATTCCTCCTATGTTCagggttattttttaaatgcctgataggttatagaatagaatag is from Lacerta agilis isolate rLacAgi1 chromosome 10, rLacAgi1.pri, whole genome shotgun sequence and encodes:
- the UBE2N gene encoding ubiquitin-conjugating enzyme E2 N — translated: MAGLPRRIIKETQRLLAEPVPGIKAEPDESNARYFHVVIAGPQDSPFEGGTFKLELFLPEEYPMAAPKVRFMTKIYHPNVDKLGRICLDILKDKWSPALQIRTVLLSIQALLSAPNPDDPLANDVAEQWKTNEAQAIETARAWTRLYAMNNI